The proteins below come from a single Cannabis sativa cultivar Pink pepper isolate KNU-18-1 chromosome 3, ASM2916894v1, whole genome shotgun sequence genomic window:
- the LOC115717222 gene encoding LOW QUALITY PROTEIN: galactokinase (The sequence of the model RefSeq protein was modified relative to this genomic sequence to represent the inferred CDS: substituted 1 base at 1 genomic stop codon) — protein MQEAMQRKVLASTAAAEALEEAISVMAKSGFAELIDFNPIRATDVQLPAGGTFVIAHSLAESQKAVTAATNYNNRVVECRLAAIVLGIKLGLKPQEAIXNVKTLSDVEGLCLEFAGTHGSSDPLLALKEYLKEEPYTTQEIEQIIEENLSSIFKDSPSSLDVLKAATHFKLYQRASHVYSEAKRVHAFKDTVYSNLSEEDILKKLGDLMNESHYSCSVKYECSCPELEELVSICRKYGALGARLTGAGWGGCAVALVKENIVPQFILNLKYVFRTLLHIQGWEPSTNH, from the exons ATGCAGGAGGCTATGCAGAGAAAGGTTTTGGCTTCCACTGCTGCAGCTGAAGCACTTGAAGAA GCAATATCTGTGATGGCTAAAAGTGGGTTTGCAGAGCTTATTGATTTCAACCCTATCCGTGCTACGGATGTGCAATTACCAGCTGGTGGAACTTTTGTTATTGCGCATTCTTTGGCAGAATCTCAAAAAGCAGTCACTGCTGCAACAAATTACAACAACAGGGTTGTTGAATGTCGCTTAGCGGCt ATTGTGCTTGGGATAAAGCTTGGGTTGAAACCACAAGAAGCAATATAAAATGTCAAAACCCTTTCTGATGTTGAAGGATTGTGTTTGGAATTTGCTGGTACTCATGGTTCATCAGATCCTCTCCTGGCCCTCAAG GAATATCTGAAAGAGGAGCCTTACACAACccaagaaatagaacaaattatTGAAGAGAATCTTTCATCGATTTTTAAAGATTCCCCATCTTCATTAGATgtgttaaaggctgcaacacaCTTCAAATTATATCAG AGAGCATCTCATGTGTACTCTGAAGCCAAACGAGTCCATGCTTTCAAGGACACtgtatattcaaatttaag TGAAGAGGACATATTGAAAAAACTTGGGGATCTAATGAACGAGAGCCACTATAGCTGCAGTGTTAAATACGAGTGCAG TTGCCCGGAGTTGGAAGAACTTGTAAGCATTTGTCGTAAGTATGGTGCTCTTGGGGCAAGGCTTACCGGAGCTGGATGGGGAGGTTGTGCAGTTGCTTTGGTGAAAGAGAATATTGTCCCACAATTTATTCTCAACTTAAAG TATGTTTTCAGAACTCTCCTCCACATCCAAGGTTGGGAACCCTCTACCAACCATTGA